Proteins from one Setaria italica strain Yugu1 chromosome V, Setaria_italica_v2.0, whole genome shotgun sequence genomic window:
- the LOC101770857 gene encoding methylsterol monooxygenase 1-1 isoform X2, with translation MIPYATAAEAEAALGRAMTWAEAVWYQYSAAMPDSWLHCLTTCILFVIYTITPLPLLVLEQFAPSVVLPYKLQPRVQVPLAASLRCYMEAAFVFPVAVGFQLVSYPAAAKILRTRMGLPLPSVRETVAQLVVYSLLEDYLSYWIHRLLHTKWGYEKIHRVHHEFTAPTGFAMSYSHWAENLLLSIPALAGPVIAPCHITTQWLWFSIRLIEGINIHSGYHFPFSPSKLIPFYGGAAYHDYHHYAGGHSQSNFAPLFTYCDYLYRTDKGYRYHKLKQAKLKSLEEDNVEKKGGSTAFCNGKKD, from the exons ATGATCCCTTACGCGactgcggcggaggcggaggcggcgctggggCGCGCCATGACATGGGCGGAAGCTGTGTGGTATCAGTACTCGGCGGCGATGCCAGATTCCTGGCTCCACTGCCTCACTACATGTATCCTCTTCGTCATCTACACGATCACACCGCTGCCCCTCCTAGTCCTCGAGCAGTTCGCTCCGTCCGTCGTGCTGCCGTACAAGCTGCAGCCCCGGGTACAGGTGCCGCTGGCAGCCTCCCTCCGCTGCTATATGGAAGCGGCGTTCGTCTTTCCCGTCGCCGTTGGCTTCCAGCTCGTCTCGtatcccgccgccgccaag ATACTGAGGACTCGAATGGGACTGCCGTTGCCGTCCGTCAGGGAGACAGTTGCGCAGCTGGTGGTATACTCTCTCTTGGAGGACTACCTCAGCTACTGGATCCACCGTCTTCTGCACACCAAGTGGGGCTACGAGAAGATCCACCGTGTCCACCATGAGTTTACGGCTCCTACAGGCTTCGCCATGTCATACAGCCACTGGGCCGAGAACCTCCTCCTTTCCATCCCCGCCTTGGCTGGCCCAGTCATTGCGCCATGCCACATCACCACGCAGTGGCTCTGGTTCTCCATCCGCCTAATCGAGGGCATTAACATACACAGCGG TTACCACTTCCCATTCAGCCCTTCCAAGTTGATTCCCTTCTACGGAGGCGCTGCATACCATGACTATCATCACTACGCAGGAGGGCACAGTCAAAGCAACTTTGCCCCTCTTTTCACCTATTGTGATTATTTATATAGGACAGACAAA gGCTACAGATACCACAAGTTAAAGCAAGCGAAG CTGAAGAGTCTGGAAGAAGATAATGTGGAGAAGAAAGGAGGCAGCACTGCGTTCTGCAACGGGAAAAAGGACTGA
- the LOC101770857 gene encoding methylsterol monooxygenase 1-1 isoform X1 has translation MIPYATAAEAEAALGRAMTWAEAVWYQYSAAMPDSWLHCLTTCILFVIYTITPLPLLVLEQFAPSVVLPYKLQPRVQVPLAASLRCYMEAAFVFPVAVGFQLVSYPAAAKILRTRMGLPLPSVRETVAQLVVYSLLEDYLSYWIHRLLHTKWGYEKIHRVHHEFTAPTGFAMSYSHWAENLLLSIPALAGPVIAPCHITTQWLWFSIRLIEGINIHSGYHFPFSPSKLIPFYGGAAYHDYHHYAGGHSQSNFAPLFTYCDYLYRTDKKSRPSDVSWSLFVFFFETGYRYHKLKQAKLKSLEEDNVEKKGGSTAFCNGKKD, from the exons ATGATCCCTTACGCGactgcggcggaggcggaggcggcgctggggCGCGCCATGACATGGGCGGAAGCTGTGTGGTATCAGTACTCGGCGGCGATGCCAGATTCCTGGCTCCACTGCCTCACTACATGTATCCTCTTCGTCATCTACACGATCACACCGCTGCCCCTCCTAGTCCTCGAGCAGTTCGCTCCGTCCGTCGTGCTGCCGTACAAGCTGCAGCCCCGGGTACAGGTGCCGCTGGCAGCCTCCCTCCGCTGCTATATGGAAGCGGCGTTCGTCTTTCCCGTCGCCGTTGGCTTCCAGCTCGTCTCGtatcccgccgccgccaag ATACTGAGGACTCGAATGGGACTGCCGTTGCCGTCCGTCAGGGAGACAGTTGCGCAGCTGGTGGTATACTCTCTCTTGGAGGACTACCTCAGCTACTGGATCCACCGTCTTCTGCACACCAAGTGGGGCTACGAGAAGATCCACCGTGTCCACCATGAGTTTACGGCTCCTACAGGCTTCGCCATGTCATACAGCCACTGGGCCGAGAACCTCCTCCTTTCCATCCCCGCCTTGGCTGGCCCAGTCATTGCGCCATGCCACATCACCACGCAGTGGCTCTGGTTCTCCATCCGCCTAATCGAGGGCATTAACATACACAGCGG TTACCACTTCCCATTCAGCCCTTCCAAGTTGATTCCCTTCTACGGAGGCGCTGCATACCATGACTATCATCACTACGCAGGAGGGCACAGTCAAAGCAACTTTGCCCCTCTTTTCACCTATTGTGATTATTTATATAGGACAGACAAA AAATCACGTCCATCTGATGTGAGTTGGTCCCTCTTTGTGTTTTTCTTCGAAACT gGCTACAGATACCACAAGTTAAAGCAAGCGAAG CTGAAGAGTCTGGAAGAAGATAATGTGGAGAAGAAAGGAGGCAGCACTGCGTTCTGCAACGGGAAAAAGGACTGA